The Vibrio aerogenes nucleotide sequence TGAACCTGCCCCTTTCATCCGTGCCATCACCAGACACAGCCAGGTGATCCCACCAAGCACAAGGCTCAGGGTTGCGGCCATCGCAAAATTAGCATTCAGGGTAAATTCGGTATAAATCGTCATGGGTAACACGTCGATTTGTGTAGCCAGCGTGAAGGCCGTACCAAATGCGCCCATGGACGTCGCAAAGCAGACCGACCCCGAAGAGATCAGGCCCGGCATCAATGCCGGTAGCGTAATATCGCGTAAAATCTGCCAGCGACTGGCTCCGAGAGAGCGCCCGGCTTCCGGTAAACCGGGATCAAGTTTCTCAGCCGCTCCCATCACCGTCAGGACGACTCTGGGAATCGAAAAGTACAGATAACCCAAAAACAGCCCGGCTATCGAGTAAGCAAACACCCAGCGCTCTCCGCTCAGCGCTAAACTCAGCTGAGCCACCAGCCCTTGTCTGCCACCGAGCATAATGATGAAAAAGCCAATCACCACACCGGGAAAAGCCAGCGGAAAACTCAGCATCGCAATCAGCAGGGTTTTCCCCCGAAACGCCTTCCCCTGAGACGGTTTACCCTGAGACAGTTGGCCCTGAGACGATTTCCCTTGAGACGATTGCCCCTCAAGCCGGGAATCCGTGAGAAAGAGTCCGGTCACCGTGGCAATCACCAGACTGATCACAGTCACCGTCACCGATAAAACCACGGTAGAGAGCAGGCTCCGGTAATAGACAGGGTCGGTGATAATCGCCAGATATCCGGCTCCGCCCCCGGAAGCTGACAACCAAACCAGCCGGGTCAGCGGTAACAGAAAAAACGCCAGACAGATGATACCGGCAGGCAAAATCAACAGCCGGTGATTGAATCGAACATTCATAGCAACTTCATCCGGAAAATAATGAGACGAAAGCACAGGATAAATCCGGCGGTATCCGCCGCCGGAGCTTACGGCCTGTAAAGATCAATTCACATGCTGACGATAATTTTGTGTAAACGCTTGCTGCACCCCGGCCATTTTTCCGAAGTCAACGGTTCCTGCCCGTTGATATTCAGAAGCAGGCAGGAACTTCGCCTTCGCCTGCGGGCTCATTGCAGACGCAATCACAGGCCTTAAATAAGCGTCCGCCCACAAGCGCTGTCCTTTGTCAGATAAGACAAAATCGAGAATTTTATGCCCATTACGCGGATGCGGTGCACCTTTGACACTACTCATCACATAAGGCACCACAATCGTCCCTTCCTGCGGAATCACAAACCGGACATTGGCTTTATCTTTGTACTTTGCCCGGTAAGCATTGAAGTCATAATCGAGCAGAATCGGGATTTCTCCGGAAATCACTCTGGCATAAGAGGTTTGTTTGGGGACGACCGGTTTGTTTTTCGCCAGCTGCTGAAAATAATGGATTGCCGGTGAGAAATCGTCCAGATTTCCGCCCATCGCCTGATTCACTGCAACGGCACTGGCATAACCGACAAATGCACTGGTCGGATCAAGATAGCCAACCATGCCCCGGTATTCAGGCTTGAGTAAGTCCTGCCATGACTGCGGCACCGGTTTACCATCGAGTGCATCCACATTGACGAAAAAACCAATCGTGCCGGAATGAATCGCGAACCAGTATCCCTGCGGGTCTTTCAGTCCGGCCGGAATTTTATCCCAGTTCTTCGGCTTATAAGCTTCCGTCACACCTTGTTTCTTCGCATTGATACCAAACGACACCCCATAATAGACAACATCCGCCACCGGGTTATTTTTCTCGGCCACCAGTTGCGACAGAGACTGACCCGAGTTTTTATTATCCATCGGCACACGAATGCCCAACTCATGTTTGATCTGTTTCAGTTGCCCGCCCCAGTTCGCCCATTCCGGCGGACAGTTATAACAAATTGCATCTGCAGCCTGCGCCACAGAAACCATCATTCCGGCACTGATAACTGCCAGTTTTGCCCAGTGTTTTAACTTCATTCTCAACATAACTTTCTACCTGTATCAGGAACAATATAAAGGTGATTGACGTTTCATGACTGAACCACGCAGGCTCATTTCATAATCCAGTTGTCGTTGCAGGGTTAACCCGGTCTGATGCCGGGAGTTAAACAATAAATCCACCGCACAATTTCCCATTGTCCGGTGCGGCACCCGGACGGTTGCTAAGGGCGGAGAAACCAGCTGCCCGAAAGACATGCCATCAAATCCAACCACAGATACCGCTTCAGGCACCCGGATGCCGCGGCGGGAAAAGTAATGCATCAGCTTCATCGCCAGCAAATCGTTGCTGCAAAACCATGCGGTGACCTGACGGTGCATGGTCAGCAGACAACTGTGATCAAAAGGCGCATCGTCACACGGGTCGACTTCGATCAGTGCTTCAGACAGCGCTGAATCATCCGCATCAATCCGGCTCAGAAATCCCGCATACCGCTGTCTGGCCCGGTCTGAAACCTGAAACTGCCCGGCCACCATGCCCAGCCGGGTGTGGCCTGATGCAATCAGTTGCGAGGCCACATCATGACCGGCCTGATAGTTATCGACAAAGACAGATGGCTCATTTCCCTCTGAGCGGTTATGGACCAGACAAAAAGGAAAACGGAATTCCCGGAGCAGCGACAGCGCTTCGTTGTTTTCCACGCTGGCCACCGTCAAAATGACGCCTGCGACCCGCTGACGAATCAGGTCGACCACGGCCTGACGCTCGCGTTCCCGTTCATAACCGGTATCGGCAATCATGACCGAGAAGCCAAAATGTCTGGCCCGTGCCTGAATGCCGGAGACAATCTCCGAAAAAACCGGATTCAGCAGGCTCGGAATGACCACCCCAATTGTCGGATTGTGGTTCACTTCAATGCGTCCTGATTTCCGGCCGGGGTCATAGTCGGTGGTTTGAATCACTTTTTCGATCCGTTCACGGGCAACGGCACTGACCCTGCCGGTCTGATTCAGTAACCGGGAGACGGTGGCCGGAGAGACACCGGCAAGGGCTGCAACATCCCGAATATTCATGGCTGACCTCTCTATCCGCTTTCCCGGCAGTCCGGTGATGAAAAACTGAACCCAGCATAGGCAGATGAAATGAAGGTTTTGTGACAGGTTTTTGGAACGTTACTGAGAATTGAGCGCAATTTATCTCAAGATAACCACAAGATACCGGAAGATAGCACGATGAAACATTTTTGTTTCATGCAGATACACACTAAAGCTGATGTTTTTTTAAACAAAAAATCGTGATAAATATCACATAAAATAGTTAGGTCGTGAAAGAAAGAGGGATTATCACCGATGGGCAAAGGATGGACATATGGACAAAGGACAGAAGAGAAGCGGGCGTGATTTTAAGAGATCTGATGCATTTAAATCAAGCACAGTAACCGGACATGCATTTCAATATACATCATGACTATCAATTGCTTATCGCTGTTTTTTTATTACAGTTTTTTATTGCATAAACCGGATTTATTCTCATAAATGAGACAGCATAACCCCGGAGTTTAAGCTTTAATAGTTAGTGAGATTCATCTTCATTGTAAACCTTAATAAGCAAGGTCCCGGCGCTCTCCTGCCGGGACCTGTTTTATTTTTCAGATTAGTATTAGCGGATATTGCTTAACTAATAATAATGCGTTTATAAGCAACCAGCGATCCATCATCGTTCTGCTGTGTATTGAAAATATATCCACTGGCGCCGCTGCTGAAGACCGTATCTGAGGCAATCAGAGTATCCGGTGCCCCACGGCTGGCATAATCTGTGTGCGTCGTGCATATTTCAGTACAAAAATCATCGGTAAAGGTAAACTGAGAAATAACTTCGTCACTATTGTTATTGCGCACCCGGAAGTGAATATGGATCACCCGGCTTGAATACCAGCCCGGAAAACAGGATTTAAAGTTCACCCGGCCGCTGCTGTCGGTCACCTGAATCCCCCGGAACCAACGGGAAGCAAGCGCTTCACTGTCATTGTCGGTACAAAAACCACTGCTGAACCCGCTGGTGTCACTGCTGCCGGTTGTGTCACCGGAATAGAGGCCATCGACGTTACAGTGCCACACTTCAATCTCATAACCAGATAATGGCTCACAATTCTGGTCGATCAACTGTAAACACAGCATCATTGGCAAACCAGTCTGCGCTTCTGAAATATCTTCCAGATAATCCCCGTCAAAGTAGCACGGTCCTTCGGTCAGTGCGCCTGTCAGCGAGACAGCACAAGTCCCTGCGGTTTCAAACAGGCTGTCCTCCGGGAAGTTAGCCGTCATATTTTTCGTCCCGCCCGATGCCCAGCTCACCTCAGATGAATCGGTTGAATCGCTTGAATCCGTGCTCCCGTCTGTCCCTGTATCGGTGTCGCTATCCGTGGTCGAGCTATCCGTTGTTGAACTATCTGTCGTTGAACTGTCTGTCGTTGAGCTTCCGGAAGCCGCTGTGGTTGATCCCTCACTGTTACACCCGGCAGCAACAGCGGCAACTGCAACAGACAGGATGGACTTTAATACCTTTCTCCGGTTGGTATCTGACTCTTGCTTATTACTTTCCATGATTCATATTTCCTGTATATTTTCTGTTTATTTTTTACGTTGAGATCATTGATTATATAAATGCAAATCTGTGTATAAAGCCGATTTACTCAGGTTTACATTGGTGAAACCCCTGTTGAGGATGAAATACAGACTTCAATCATCATTTTAGTGCTCTGATGGCGCTTCTTTAGAACATTTAATTATTTATCGACGATTCAGGCAGATAGCACTGCAATTCATCAAATACCGGCGATGTATCGGTTTTCAGGTTCATACAACCAGAAGGCACATTTGACGGCCTGTTTGCCTATTCGTGCATCGTTGATGATGTCGATACCGAAATGTTAGCCTTTGGCTCCTGTACCGGTATGGTGACAGGTCTGGATGATGCCATTATGGATGCCGTCAATGCACAACTGGCCGATCTGGTTGAAGATCCTGAAAACTATGCTTATGAAGACTATTCTCTGACCGGCGTAGGGATTAAAGCCATGAACCCCGGAACCGGAGCAAAAAAACAAAATTACCCTAAAACCAATATTTGTGATGTGCCAGAACCTGATCCGGAAGTTTAATCATTCACATCGTGAACTTCTGTTCAGTGTAAACAACGCCGGTCTGTAAATTTATATACCGGCGTTTTATCGTCAGAATAATATTAAATTTAAATCGATTCAGTCACATCCGGTTATTTTATTATTTCAGATAAACCTACCGTCACTCAAATCTATATGTATGACCAACATCTGACGACGCATTGATTATATGTACGTTGCTCTAAATATCGGCAAATTTAAAAACATAGCAAAAATGTGACCTCAGATACTGTTATTTCAGCCCCTGATTTAAAAAAGAGCTATTTTTTTAAAAGCTGAATTAGTTGTCGATCCCGCCTGTTGATATGCTACATCCCATAGAGAGCTCATTACCCTTAACGTTCAAATATGAACATCCCCCCAACCGGAAATCCCCGGCAGTGCGGGATAAAACAACAAACCAGGAGGTTCCAATGAGACGTGAAACCCTACACAATGAATCCGTCGCAGAAGCGATCGATTTGATTCAGCAAGCGAAAGCCGCACAAAGCCAGTTAAAAACTTTTTCACAGGAAAAAATCGATGCGATCGTGTTAAGCATGGTTGAAGCCGCGCAACGTGAATCAGCCCGTCTGGCAAAAATGGCCGTATTCGAAACCGGTTTTGGTAATATTGAAGATAAAATCACGAAAAATGATTTTGCCACCAATGACCTGTACCGTTACATCAAAGATCAAAAAACAGTCGGAATTTTACGTAAAGACACCGAAACACGGACACTGGATATCGCCGTACCCATGGGCGTACTGGGCGCGTTAATTCCGTCAACCAATCCGACTTCCACGACCATTTACAAAACCCTGATTGCGGTGAAATCCGGTAACGGTATTGTGATTTCGCCTCATCCTTCGGCGAAAAACTGTATTCTGGAAACAGCCCGGATCGTCCTTGAAGCCGCAGTCGCAGCCGGCGCACCACAAGGCATTATCGGCTGTATGACCCAGCTGTCGCTGGAAGGTACACAAGCGCTGATGCACAACCCGGACACGGCACTGATTCTGGCAACCGGTGGTGAAGCGATGGTCAGAGCAGCTTACAGTTCAGGCAATCCCGCCATTGGCGTTGGCCCAGGTAACTGTCCGGCCTTTATCGAAAAAACAGCCAATGTGAAAGAAGCGGTCAAGAAAGTCGTGCTGAGTAAAACCTTCGACAACGGTGTGATTTGTGCGTCCGAGCAGTCACTGGTCGTGGAACGGACCATTGAAGCTCAGGTGAAAAAAGAAATTGCACAGCAAGGTGGCTACATTTTGTCGGCGGAAGAGTCTGAACAGCTCAGCAAAGTGATTTTGCGCGAAAATGGCACCATGAATCCGAAAATCGTTGGAAAACCAGCCAGTTATGTGGCTGACATGGCAGGTCTGAGTGTACCGGATGATGTGAAGGTATTGGTGTCACAGCAGTATTCCGTGTCTAAAACCAACCCTTATTCGCGGGAAAAACTCACGCCAATTCTGGCACTGTATGTCGAAAAAGACAGTAAAGCGGCCATCGATCGTTGCGTGGAACTTCTGGAAAACGAAGGCAGCGGCCATACGGCTTCAATACACTCTGATGATGATCAGGTCATTCAGGATTTTTCTCTGCGCGTACCGGTCTCACGCTGTCTCGTGAACACGCCAAGTGCGCTGGGCGCGATTGGTGCGACCACAGAACTGATTCCCTCTCTGACCTTAGGCTGCGGTGCCATCGGTGGCAGTTCTGTTTCAGATAATGTCGGTCCGGAGCATTTAATTAATATCAAGAAAGTTGTGTATGACTTTGATTGCTGTGTTAGTAAGGCGGCTTAATTAAGCAAGAAGCAGAAAAATATAAGCAAATCCTGTGATTTAATATGCACTAAACTTCGCTCTTCGAATAGCCATGAAAATAGTCTGAAACATGATTTAAACAATAAGTTTAATATTATTATTTATATTCAAATCTTTTCAGAAACATATTTAATGCAGCGATTTGCTTATTTCAACTTAATTATTTCTGTTTGCTAATTTCGGCTTACTTATAAAAACAAACATCAATATAAGAGAGAAAATAAAAATAGCCATCAGGCAGGTTAAGTTTATATATGAATATAAAAAAATAATCAACATTAATTCAATTTTGGAGTTTTATTATGTCGAGTGCGTTTTTTATTCCTTCGGTGAATCTCATGGGTGCTGGTTGTCTGGCGGATGCAGTCAATCAGATCAAATCATCCGGTTTTAAAAGAAGTCTGATCGTCACGGATGCCGTACTCAGTCAAATTGGTGTCGTCGGAAAAATTCAGACCCTGCTGAAAGAAGCCGGTCTGGAGGTGGTCGTTTACGATCAAACCAAACCGAATCCAACGACAGAAAATGTCAAAGATGGTCTGGCCCTGTTGCAACAGTCAGCATGTGACTGTGTGATCTCGCTGGGTGGTGGTTCACCCCATGACTGTGCTAAAGGCATTGCTCTGCTGGCGACCAACGGCGGCCACATTGCTGATTATGAAGGCGTTGATCAGTCCGGCAAGCCTCAGTTACCGCTGATTGCCATTAATACCACGGCGGGCACCGCATCGGAAATGACCCGCTTCTGCATCATCACCGATGAAGCCCGTCATATTAAAATGGCGATTGTTGACAAACACGTCACGCCGCTGATGTCGGTCAATGATCCGGAGCTGATGCTGGGTAAACCGGCTTCGCTGACAGCAGCAACCGGTATGGACGCACTCACTCACGCCATTGAAGCTTATGTTTCCACGGCAGCAACACCGGTCACCGATGCACTGGCCATCAAAGCCATTGAACTGATCCATCAGAACCTGCGAACTGCCGTTCATCAGGGCGATAACCTCACGGCACGGGAAAACATGGCCAATGCCCAGTTTATGGCGGGCATGGCATTTAATAACGCGTCACTGGGCTATGTGCACGCTATCGCACACCAGTTGGGCGGTTTTTATGACCTGCCGCATGGTGTCTGTAACGCGGTGTTACTGCCGCACGTCCAGCAGTTCAATGCCCATGTCTCGGCAGAGCGCTTATCTGATGTCGCCAAAGCAATGGGCGTCGATATCTCCGGGCTGAATACCGCCGAACAGGCGGCACAGGCAGCACTGGATGCGATTCGCCAGCTCTCGCAGGACGTGAATATTCCCGCCGGATTGTCTGATTTAGGTGTCAAAGCCTCCGACTTTGATTTGCTGGCTGAAAATGCACTCGAAGATGCATGCGGGCTGACCAATCCAAGACCGGCAACGCACGGACAGATTGTCGATATTCTGGTTGCAGCCATGTAATCCCGTGCATCAGGTCGCCGGTCATCGGGGGGCCTGATTCCTTTCTCTTAATTTTTATAATGAGGTGGTCTCGTTATGGCAAAGTTTGTTCTTATTCTCAACTGCGGCAGCTCTTCTCTCAAATTCGCCGTGGTTGATCCGACATCCGGAAGGTCTTATCTGACAGGGCTGGCAGAGTGTCTGTCCCTGCCGGAAGCACGTATCAGCTGGCATCTGGATGGCAGTCAGTACAGTGCCCCGCTGTGTCACTGCGCCGATCATGAGAAAGCACTGACTTTCATGGCTGAGACCATCCTCGCCTCAACCCGGGAAATTGCACAAAGCATCGCTGCAATTGGTCACCGTGTCGTCCATGGCGGGGAGCAGTTTACCGACTCAGTTTTGATTGATGACGAGGTGCTCAAAGGAATTGAAGGCTGCGCAACCCTCGCCCCCCTGCACAACCCGGCGGCAATCACCGGAATTCATGCCGCCCGCAAAGCATTTCCCGGCCTGAGCAACGTGGCGGTATTCGATACCGCCTTCCATCAGACGATGCCGGAAGCGGCCTATTTGTATGCTTTGCCTTATTCACTGTATCAACAACATGGCATCCGGCGATACGGAATGCACGGCACTTCTCACCGTTACATTACCCGCCGGACTGCCACCTTACTCAATCTCCCGCTGCATCAGATCAATCTGATCAGCTGCCACCTTGGTAATGGTGCATCTGTTTGTGCGGTGAAACAGGGCTGTTCAGTCGATACCTCGATGGGCCTGACACCGCTGGAAGGATTAGTCATGGGCACCCGCTGCGGCGATATCGACCCGGCGATTATTTTTCACCTGCATGACAGCCTCGGTTATTCCATTGCACAGATAAATACCCTGCTGACCAAAGAATCCGGCCTTGCAGGACTGACAGAAGAAACCTCTGACTGCCGGTTTGTGACCGATCACTATGGCAGCAACGACAAAGCAACCCGTGCGATGGATGTGTTCTGTCACCGGCTGGCAAAGTACATCGCCGGATATATCACAACACTGGAAAGCCATCCGGATGCCATTGTCTTCACCGGCGGTATCGGTGAAAACGCCGCCCTGATCCGTGAAAAAGTCATTCAACGCCTGACATTTCTGGGCATGAATGTCAGTCAGGAGGCCAATGCAGCCGCCTGTGGCGGAGCGGAAGCTGTCATCACCACACCGGGCAGCCGGGTGCAGGCCTGGGTGATTCCAACCAACGAAGAACTGGTCATTGCAGAAGACACTGCGCGGCTGACAACACTTGAACCGGCCCTTGTCGCAGACCTGTTTTAAAACGCTGAAGTAAGCGGAGGAATGAATGATGTCCAGAATAATCATGCTGATCCCTGTCGGTACCGATGTGGGCTTAACCAGCGTCAGCCTTGGCGTTTTAAGAGCCATGGAACATAAAAGAATCAATGTCTCCTTTTTTAAACCGATTGCCCAGCCACGGCAGGACAATCAGCAGCAGGACCTGACCACGGCGATTCTGCAAGCCAGCAGCACGCCGCAAATTCCCGAACCTTTGTCGATCAACGAAGCAGAAGCCCTGATCTGTCAGGGTCAGGAAGACACGCTGCTGGAACAGGTCGTCGCCCGAAGCAAAGCAGTCACCGCGGGTGCAGAAGTCACTTTGATTGAAGGGCTGGTGCCGACCCGTCAGCACCCGTTTGCCGATCAGCTTAATGCGCGGATTGCCGACACGCTGGATGCTGAAATCATCTTTGTCATTGCCGCGTGCAATGATTCTCCCACACATCTGAAAGAACGGATTGAAGTCGCCTGTGCCGGCTATGGTGGTGTCACGAATCCACAGATTTCCGGCGTCGTGATCAATAAAGTCAACGCACCGGTCGATGCGCAGGGACGAACCCGGCCTGATTTGTCAGATTTATTTGAACATCAGGGAGAAACCAGTCAGCCGCGGATGGAACGGTTGCAGGCACTCAATGCCAGCCCGATCCGGGTGTTGGGCTGCGTGCCATGGCATGAAGAGATGATTGCAACCCGTGTTGCTGATGTCGCAACTCACCTGAAAGCCAGCATCATTAACGAAGGCGATCTGCAAACCCGTCGCATCCGTAAAATTGTATTCTGTGCCCGCAGTGTGCCCAATATGGTTGAGCATTTTCGTCCGGGGGCGCTGCTGGTCACCACGGCGGACCGGCCGGATATGATTGTGTCGGCCTGTCTGGCAGCCATGAACGGGATTGAAATCGGCGCACTGCTGCTGACAGGCAATGGCGATCTGCCGTTATCTGTCGCGGGTTTGTGTCAACAGGCGCTGGATAGCGGTCTGCCGATACTCAGTGTGCCCGGTAACACCTGGCAAACTTCCCTGAATCTGCAAAATTTCGGTCTGGAAACGCCTGCAGATGATGCGCCACGCATCGAGCTGGTGAGTGAGTATATTGCCACACATATTGATAAAGCATGGGCAGAATCACTGACTCAGGGAATAAGCCGCAAACGCCGGATGAGTCCGCCCGCTTTCCGCTATGAACTGACAGAACTGGCACGCAAAGCCGCGAAGAAGATCATCCTGCCAGAAGGGGATGAACCGCGAACAATCAAAGCGGCGGCAATATGCGCTGAACGGCGGATTGCAGAGTGTGTGCTGCTGGGCGATCAGGAGAAGATTCTGCGGGTGGCTGAGCAACAGGGCGTCACCCTGGGTGCGGGTGTCACGATTCTCGATGCCGACACGGTACGGGAAGATTATGTCGCCCGGCTGGTGGCGCTGCGCAAAGACAAAGGTATGACCGATATCATCGCCCGCGAAAAACTTCAGGACAGCGTATGGCTTGGCACCATGATGCTGGAAAATGATGAAGTGGACGGGCTGGTTTCCGGCGCCGTACACACCACGGCCAATACGATTGTTCCGCCGTTTCAGGTCATCAAAACGGCACCGGATGTTTCTATTGTTTCTTCCGTATTTTTCATGCTCCTGCCGGATCAGGTGCTGGTGTACGGTGATTGTGCGATCAACCCGGATCCGACGGCTGAGCAGCTGGCTGAAATTGCGATTCAGTCCGCTGATTCTGCACAAGCCTTCGGCATCGAGCCACGGGTCGCCATGATCTCGTATTCAACCGGCACCTCCGGTCAGGGTGCTGATGTAGAGAAAGTCCGCGAAGCCACCCGGCTGGCCAAAGAAAAACGCCCGGACTTAATCATCGATGGGCCGCTGCAATATGATGCGGCCATTATGGAAAATGTGGCTGCGTCCAAAGCACCCGACTCGCCGGTTGCCGGGAAAGCCACGGTGTTTATCTTCCCGGATTTAAACACCGGTAACACCACTTATAAAGCAGTCCAGCGTTCTGCTGATTTGGTATCCATCGGCCCGATGCTTCAGGGCATGCGTAAACCGGTGAATGATTTGTCACGCGGCGCACTCGTAGACGACATCGTGTATACCATCGCTCTGACAGCCATTCAGGCAAAACAGGCTGACGATACCACCCGGCTGACACATCCGGCAGCAGCATAAATCAATGTGTCCGGGTCTGTTGGTTGGCCCGAAGCAATCCTCCGGCCAATTCCCCCGGCCGGGGGATTTGTTTATTCGGGTTTGTTCGTTCGGGTTTAGCGCATCATTGTCT carries:
- a CDS encoding substrate-binding domain-containing protein, encoding MNIRDVAALAGVSPATVSRLLNQTGRVSAVARERIEKVIQTTDYDPGRKSGRIEVNHNPTIGVVIPSLLNPVFSEIVSGIQARARHFGFSVMIADTGYERERERQAVVDLIRQRVAGVILTVASVENNEALSLLREFRFPFCLVHNRSEGNEPSVFVDNYQAGHDVASQLIASGHTRLGMVAGQFQVSDRARQRYAGFLSRIDADDSALSEALIEVDPCDDAPFDHSCLLTMHRQVTAWFCSNDLLAMKLMHYFSRRGIRVPEAVSVVGFDGMSFGQLVSPPLATVRVPHRTMGNCAVDLLFNSRHQTGLTLQRQLDYEMSLRGSVMKRQSPLYCS
- a CDS encoding dioxygenase family protein, with protein sequence MESNKQESDTNRRKVLKSILSVAVAAVAAGCNSEGSTTAASGSSTTDSSTTDSSTTDSSTTDSDTDTGTDGSTDSSDSTDSSEVSWASGGTKNMTANFPEDSLFETAGTCAVSLTGALTEGPCYFDGDYLEDISEAQTGLPMMLCLQLIDQNCEPLSGYEIEVWHCNVDGLYSGDTTGSSDTSGFSSGFCTDNDSEALASRWFRGIQVTDSSGRVNFKSCFPGWYSSRVIHIHFRVRNNNSDEVISQFTFTDDFCTEICTTHTDYASRGAPDTLIASDTVFSSGASGYIFNTQQNDDGSLVAYKRIIIS
- a CDS encoding acetate kinase, whose translation is MAKFVLILNCGSSSLKFAVVDPTSGRSYLTGLAECLSLPEARISWHLDGSQYSAPLCHCADHEKALTFMAETILASTREIAQSIAAIGHRVVHGGEQFTDSVLIDDEVLKGIEGCATLAPLHNPAAITGIHAARKAFPGLSNVAVFDTAFHQTMPEAAYLYALPYSLYQQHGIRRYGMHGTSHRYITRRTATLLNLPLHQINLISCHLGNGASVCAVKQGCSVDTSMGLTPLEGLVMGTRCGDIDPAIIFHLHDSLGYSIAQINTLLTKESGLAGLTEETSDCRFVTDHYGSNDKATRAMDVFCHRLAKYIAGYITTLESHPDAIVFTGGIGENAALIREKVIQRLTFLGMNVSQEANAAACGGAEAVITTPGSRVQAWVIPTNEELVIAEDTARLTTLEPALVADLF
- a CDS encoding ABC transporter substrate-binding protein, which encodes MKLKHWAKLAVISAGMMVSVAQAADAICYNCPPEWANWGGQLKQIKHELGIRVPMDNKNSGQSLSQLVAEKNNPVADVVYYGVSFGINAKKQGVTEAYKPKNWDKIPAGLKDPQGYWFAIHSGTIGFFVNVDALDGKPVPQSWQDLLKPEYRGMVGYLDPTSAFVGYASAVAVNQAMGGNLDDFSPAIHYFQQLAKNKPVVPKQTSYARVISGEIPILLDYDFNAYRAKYKDKANVRFVIPQEGTIVVPYVMSSVKGAPHPRNGHKILDFVLSDKGQRLWADAYLRPVIASAMSPQAKAKFLPASEYQRAGTVDFGKMAGVQQAFTQNYRQHVN
- a CDS encoding ABC transporter permease, which gives rise to MNVRFNHRLLILPAGIICLAFFLLPLTRLVWLSASGGGAGYLAIITDPVYYRSLLSTVVLSVTVTVISLVIATVTGLFLTDSRLEGQSSQGKSSQGQLSQGKPSQGKAFRGKTLLIAMLSFPLAFPGVVIGFFIIMLGGRQGLVAQLSLALSGERWVFAYSIAGLFLGYLYFSIPRVVLTVMGAAEKLDPGLPEAGRSLGASRWQILRDITLPALMPGLISSGSVCFATSMGAFGTAFTLATQIDVLPMTIYTEFTLNANFAMAATLSLVLGGITWLCLVMARMKGAGSVNMGG
- a CDS encoding acetaldehyde dehydrogenase (acetylating), translated to MRRETLHNESVAEAIDLIQQAKAAQSQLKTFSQEKIDAIVLSMVEAAQRESARLAKMAVFETGFGNIEDKITKNDFATNDLYRYIKDQKTVGILRKDTETRTLDIAVPMGVLGALIPSTNPTSTTIYKTLIAVKSGNGIVISPHPSAKNCILETARIVLEAAVAAGAPQGIIGCMTQLSLEGTQALMHNPDTALILATGGEAMVRAAYSSGNPAIGVGPGNCPAFIEKTANVKEAVKKVVLSKTFDNGVICASEQSLVVERTIEAQVKKEIAQQGGYILSAEESEQLSKVILRENGTMNPKIVGKPASYVADMAGLSVPDDVKVLVSQQYSVSKTNPYSREKLTPILALYVEKDSKAAIDRCVELLENEGSGHTASIHSDDDQVIQDFSLRVPVSRCLVNTPSALGAIGATTELIPSLTLGCGAIGGSSVSDNVGPEHLINIKKVVYDFDCCVSKAA
- the yiaY gene encoding L-threonine dehydrogenase; this encodes MSSAFFIPSVNLMGAGCLADAVNQIKSSGFKRSLIVTDAVLSQIGVVGKIQTLLKEAGLEVVVYDQTKPNPTTENVKDGLALLQQSACDCVISLGGGSPHDCAKGIALLATNGGHIADYEGVDQSGKPQLPLIAINTTAGTASEMTRFCIITDEARHIKMAIVDKHVTPLMSVNDPELMLGKPASLTAATGMDALTHAIEAYVSTAATPVTDALAIKAIELIHQNLRTAVHQGDNLTARENMANAQFMAGMAFNNASLGYVHAIAHQLGGFYDLPHGVCNAVLLPHVQQFNAHVSAERLSDVAKAMGVDISGLNTAEQAAQAALDAIRQLSQDVNIPAGLSDLGVKASDFDLLAENALEDACGLTNPRPATHGQIVDILVAAM
- the pta gene encoding phosphate acetyltransferase, translated to MSRIIMLIPVGTDVGLTSVSLGVLRAMEHKRINVSFFKPIAQPRQDNQQQDLTTAILQASSTPQIPEPLSINEAEALICQGQEDTLLEQVVARSKAVTAGAEVTLIEGLVPTRQHPFADQLNARIADTLDAEIIFVIAACNDSPTHLKERIEVACAGYGGVTNPQISGVVINKVNAPVDAQGRTRPDLSDLFEHQGETSQPRMERLQALNASPIRVLGCVPWHEEMIATRVADVATHLKASIINEGDLQTRRIRKIVFCARSVPNMVEHFRPGALLVTTADRPDMIVSACLAAMNGIEIGALLLTGNGDLPLSVAGLCQQALDSGLPILSVPGNTWQTSLNLQNFGLETPADDAPRIELVSEYIATHIDKAWAESLTQGISRKRRMSPPAFRYELTELARKAAKKIILPEGDEPRTIKAAAICAERRIAECVLLGDQEKILRVAEQQGVTLGAGVTILDADTVREDYVARLVALRKDKGMTDIIAREKLQDSVWLGTMMLENDEVDGLVSGAVHTTANTIVPPFQVIKTAPDVSIVSSVFFMLLPDQVLVYGDCAINPDPTAEQLAEIAIQSADSAQAFGIEPRVAMISYSTGTSGQGADVEKVREATRLAKEKRPDLIIDGPLQYDAAIMENVAASKAPDSPVAGKATVFIFPDLNTGNTTYKAVQRSADLVSIGPMLQGMRKPVNDLSRGALVDDIVYTIALTAIQAKQADDTTRLTHPAAA